CGGCAACCTGACCGTTGACTGTAACTCTGCCAGCTTCGATGGCCCGCTCCATTTCCCGTCGCGAGCCCAGGCCCGCGCGGGCCAGTACTTTTTGCAGTTTTTCGCCAACTGGCGCTGCGTCATTACTCATGTATTGAGAGTTTCCGATGAATTGTGTGATTCCGGGGAATTGTGTTCGTCTTCATCCAATGGCTGCGGTGCTTGCCCCGCCTGCGCGCTGGATTCCCCTTCCGTTTCGGCGGTTTCGCCTTCGTATTCCGTCTCTACAGGGTAGTCCTGTTCTGCGTCGGATTGTTCAACGTCATGGCCAGGTAAATCGGTCGCTGCGCCGTCTGCAGGGTTGTTGTCCGCATCGGATTCCTCCTCTGCGCCTTCGGCAGCGGCGGGCACCTCTCCCCCCAGGTCCAGGGCCGCGTTCAGGCTCTCGATATCCCGGATCTCCGCGAGCGTGGGCAGCTCTTCGAGACTCTTCAAATTGAAGTAATCGAGAAACTCCCGGGTGGTGGCATACAGCGATGGTTTGCCGGGAACATCCCGGTGCCCCACCACCTTGATCCAGCCTCGCTCGGACAGGCTTTTGACAATATGGGAACTGACCGCAACCCCACGGATTTCCTCGATATCACCGCGCGTGATCGGCTGGCGATAGGCAATGATGGCAAGGGTTTCCAGCGTGGCGCGGGAGTATTTCTGGGGCTTTTCCTCCCACAATTTGTTGACCCAGGGCGCCAGGTCCTCGGGCACCTGGAAGCGCCAACCGCTGGCGATCTGGCGAAGCTCAAAACCGCGCTCGGCGCAGTCTTCCGCGATTTGCTCCAGTACGGCTTTCAACTCGGCCTTTTCCGGACGCTCGCCCTCGTCGATCAGCGACAGCAGGCGATCTTCAGACAGAGGCTGGGCCGCAGCCAGCAGGGCGCCTTCCACGATCCGGCGCAATAATTCCGGGGCAATACTCATCTCGTTGCGTTCACTCATAAATCAGCGGAAGTCCTGCGGATCTTGCGCGGTTTCAGCACTGGGTTCTTGTTCTTGTTCGGTTTCGGGCTCGAGCAGCTCATAGCTGTACTGGTAGCGCACTTCCTCGCCGGCAGTATCCACTTCCTCCAGATCGGCCAGGTCGGCTTCCTCGAGGCCGGACTCATCGGTCCCGGGTTCGCGTTGATCTGCGGAAACTTCGACAGCCAGCGAATCGTCTGCGGTATCGTTTTCCACACTTTCTTCAGCGTCGGCAAATACCGGAGCTATCTGCTCGTCCTCATCGTCCAAATCGTCCCAGTCGTCGGCGGGGCGCTCCACCTCACCGCGAGCGCGCACGTGAATCGCGCCAAACGACTCGTTCTGCACCAGCTCAACCAGGGATTCTTTCACCAGCTCCATAACCGCGAGGAAGGTAACCACAACCCCCAGTCTCCCTTCCTCTGCGCGGAACAGGCTGACGAACGGCACAAACTG
This is a stretch of genomic DNA from Microbulbifer bruguierae. It encodes these proteins:
- the scpB gene encoding SMC-Scp complex subunit ScpB; its protein translation is MSERNEMSIAPELLRRIVEGALLAAAQPLSEDRLLSLIDEGERPEKAELKAVLEQIAEDCAERGFELRQIASGWRFQVPEDLAPWVNKLWEEKPQKYSRATLETLAIIAYRQPITRGDIEEIRGVAVSSHIVKSLSERGWIKVVGHRDVPGKPSLYATTREFLDYFNLKSLEELPTLAEIRDIESLNAALDLGGEVPAAAEGAEEESDADNNPADGAATDLPGHDVEQSDAEQDYPVETEYEGETAETEGESSAQAGQAPQPLDEDEHNSPESHNSSETLNT